In one Magallana gigas chromosome 7, xbMagGiga1.1, whole genome shotgun sequence genomic region, the following are encoded:
- the LOC136270303 gene encoding rhodopsin, GQ-coupled-like, protein MDSLVNLTESERLALWDNTRFKSFLPSTVFMILCAVVGAIGNGIVIYIYGTRLHRKYAGRYFIPYLAVADLFALLVSVELHTVTNSFPVTNTLEKLCKWNYVIAFFATVLSIDILLIIAVQRYLKVCKPFKGQMTLFWRRFALCLTFILSIPFLVPTYITFGLEKVYNKELNVTGTACRRLTSTTQALSLVHGATCTLLVVIIGIALIVLYIKIGKAINGQNKQNLGEPNIKKTNTSLMFMIITIIFLVSYLPRMITFLLEGIWAGLWETLTVEEYAIVRMLEVLYNVNHLANPFVYAFMDVKFVAELKKEISCGN, encoded by the coding sequence ATGGACTCTCTGGTTAACTTGACCGAGTCGGAGCGCCTTGCCCTGTGGGATAACACGAGATTTAAGTCCTTTTTGCCCAGTACTGTTTTCATGATTCTGTGCGCTGTGGTGGGGGCTATCGGCAATGGGATAGTGATTTATATCTATGGGACCCGACTTCATAGGAAATATGCCGGTCGTTATTTTATCCCGTACTTGGCTGTCGCCGATCTTTTTGCTCTTCTGGTTTCAGTTGAGCTTCATACTGTCACCAATTCATTCCCTGTCACCAACACCTTAGAAAAACTTTGTAAATGGAATTATGTTATTGCCTTTTTTGCAACTGTTTTGTCAATTGATATTCTTTTGATAATCGCTGTGCAGCGCTACCTAAAAGTTTGCAAACCGTTTAAAGGGCAGATGACTTTGTTCTGGAGGCGATTTGCTTTGTGTCTTACTTTTATACTCAGCATTCCTTTCCTTGTTCCTACCTATATCACATTTGGATTAGAAAAGGTTTACAACAAAGAACTGAACGTAACCGGAACTGCTTGTCGTAGACTGACCTCCACTACGCAGGCTCTGTCCCTGGTTCACGGCGCCACCTGTACGCTTCTTGTTGTTATCATTGGAATCGCACTCATTGTCTTGTATATAAAAATTGGAAAAGCCATCAATggacaaaacaaacaaaacttaGGAGAACCCAACATAAAGAAGACGAACACATCTTTGATGTTTATGATAATCACAATAATATTTCTTGTATCCTACTTACCTAGGATGATAACGTTTCTGTTGGAGGGGATCTGGGCCGGACTTTGGGAGACCCTGACCGTAGAGGAGTATGCTATCGTCAGAATGTTAGAGGTTTTGTACAACGTGAATCATTTAGCGAATCCGTTTGTGTATGCATTTATGGATGTCAAATTTGTTGCAGAGTTGAAAAAAGAGATTTCTTGTGGAAATTAG